Below is a genomic region from Candidatus Polarisedimenticolia bacterium.
GACGTCGGCCTCCAAGACGGCGATTTCGGGAGATTCGCTGCCGTCCACCCGCTCCAACAGCGGGGTGTCCACGGGCAGCCCGCCCGTGAGGAGCACCTCGGCCGGACCGACCTTCGTAGCAGCCGGGCGTCCGACCGCGGCGTTGAGCCGCGATTCGGCCTGCTTCCGCTCCTGGGCCAGCCGGGTTGATTCGGCCTCCAGGAGCAGTATCTCGGTCTGTGCCTTGAGGACGCTTTCCTGGGTTCCCTGCCCCACGTCGTAGCGGCGCCGAGCCGTCTCCTCCAGCGAGCCAAGCGTGGCGCGGATTTCCTCCAGGATCCTGGCGGTCCTGTCGATGCGGAAGAGATCCGCATAGGCGATCTTGACGGACGACAGCACCTGGTAGCGGAGCCGGTCCAGCTGCCGCTCGCCGGTCTCGGAGGCGCTGGCCGCGACTTCCCCGGCCGCCTGGCGCTTGCCGAAAGGACGGATCTCCTGGGTCCAGTTCAGGGCGAGGACGGCGAATTCGCTGTCTCCGAGAGTGAACTGGGAGAGCCCGTCGTTGGTATAGGCGAGGCTGACCTCGGGGTCCGGCGGAGCCGATACCTCCGAAGCGACATGGCGGGAACCTTCCAGACGGGCGCGGGCCGCGCGCAGGACGGGACTCTTCTCTTCCGCCTCGTTGAGAAGTGCCGCGGGATCCGCCGCAGGGACGGGCGGATTCTCCGCGGCCACAAGGGTCGTCATCAGGCCGAAGGCCAGCAGGACGAAAGGAGTTTTCTTCACGACGAGCCTCTCTCCCGGCGGCGTGGAACGGACGCCGGGGAAGCAACGGTTTTTTAAGATGAAGGTGGAGGACGAAGTGGGAGGGCGGCGTCAGCGCCTGAGGGAGGCGTTCAGGAGGAACAGAGGCGGGTCATCGATTTCAGGCGGCGGATGCGCTACCGGCATGAGCGGGATGCCCATCCCGCCCGCGAGGATCAGGGGGAACTGCAAGCCGGGCAGGGAGGTGCGCGGCGATGGGACCGGGGGCCCGCCCGGAGCGGCCACGGCGGGCCGCGTCTCGGGGGTCTGGCTGATTCGCACCTCGCAGCACGGCTTCTCCGAGAGCTGCACGGTCTTAGACGCCGGCGCCTTGCAGCAATCCATCTTCTCCGCACCGCATCCCGCGCACCACGAGAAGCCGCCGTTGAAGACGAGGAAGGTGCCGGCGATGATAAGAGCGAGAAACCGCGTCCTGGCCGGCGTGGCAGTACAAACCTTCCCTATCTTTGATGACATAAAGTGTCGATCAACGAGCCCTTCTCGGGCCGCCATACCGCGCATTATTTGCGCTCTCCTCCGGGTTGCCACCGAGGCTGGCTGCAACCGACCCCTCGGAAATCCCCGCGCCGCGGGCCGTTGGGACGGTGCATCAGACTCGATCGAAAGATTGGATGCACCCAGGATTCCATGATTTCACACAACAGCAAGGTTCGTGCCCGAAGTCAATCCCTTCAGCTCTTGAGCGCGGAGTCGATGAGCGGCTTCAGCTCGCCCTTGGCCTCCATCTCGCGCACGATGTCGCAGCCGCCGATCAGCTTGCCGTCGATGAACAGCTGCGGGACCGTCGGCCAGTTCGAGTAGGCCGACAGGACCTGGCGGATGCGCGGATCCGGCAGGATGTCCATGGCGGCGAAGGGGGCATTGTGCCGGCGTAGCACCTCGACGACTCCGGCGGAGAAGCCGCAGCGCGGCATCTCGGGGGTCCCCTTCATGAACAGGGCGATGCGGTTTCCTTCGATCAGCTTCTTGATGTCGTCCAGAATCGGGTCGGACACGATTTTCTCCTTGTTTTCTATCCCGGCGCCGACGTCTTCAGCGACAGGGCGTGAATCACGTTGCGCGCCATCAGGTCCTTGAGCGGCTCGTAGACCATCCGGTGCTGCTCCACCAGCGACTTCCCACGGAACTGCTCCGCCACGATGGTAGCCTGGAAATGGTCTCCCGTCCCGGTCGTGTCCATCACCCGGATCTGCGCCCCGGGGAGGGCCGCCGCCAGAATCGCCTCGACTTCCTGCGGGGTGATCATCGCTCCGTAACGCTCCTGCAATGCGTGTACAATGCCGCCGGCAAACCGGGGAGGCCGCGCGCCATGTCCGAGGAAATCCGCTGGTCCATCTGTCCCGTGGAAGATTGCGAGTACGCCCAGGAATACGATCCGGGGGCCGCCGCCTTCTGCCCCGACTGCGGGATGGAGCTGCTCTCCGAGTGCCCGTCCTGCAAGCTGCCGATCCTCAGCGAATCGCAGGTCAACTGCACCGCCTGCAGCGTCTCCTTCAAGGAATAACCGGCCGCCTCAGGGATAGATTCCGCGCACCCGGGTCGCCTCGGCGACGCGCCCGACGGCCAGGATGTAGGCCGCGGTCCGCATGTGCACCTTGTACTGCGAGGCGACCGTGTGGACCTCGTGGAACGACTGCGTCATCTTCCTCTCCAGGTGCCGGTTTACCTCGCCCTCGTCCCAGAAGAACGAATAGAGTCCCTGCACCCACTCGAAGTAGGAGACGGTGACCCCGCCGGCGTTCGCCAGGATGTCGGGAATCAGGAAGATGCCGTTCTTGTACAGCACGTCGTCGGCCCCCGGCGTGGTGGGGCCGTTGGCCGCCTCGGCCACGATCTTCGCCTTGATGCGGCCGACGTTTTCCAGCGTGATCTGATTCTCCAGCGCCGCTGGCACCAGGATTTCACACTCGGTCTCCAGCAGCTGGGCGTTGGTGATGTTGTCTGCCTCGGGATAACCCTGGACGCTGCCCGCCTTCTCCTTGTGCGCGATCACCTTCACCGGGTCGAGCCCGGTGGTGTTGCGGATGCCGCCGCACGAGTCGGACATGGCGATGACCTTCGCCCCATCGGCGTGCAGCAGGCGCGCCACGATACTGCCGGCGTTTCCCGCTCCCTGCACCACCACCCGCGCCCCCTTCACCGGAAGCTTGAGAAGCTTGGCCGCCTCGCGGATGACGAACTGGCAGCCGCGCGCGGTCGCCTCGTTGCGCCCTTCCGAGCCGCCGATCGACAGCGGCTTTCCGGTGACCACGCCCAGCGCCGTCTGGCCGCGGGTCATGCTGTAGGTATCCATGATCCAGGCCATCGTCTGGGAGTTGGTGTAGACGTCGGGGGCGGGGATGTCCTGCTCGGGTCCGATGATGATGCTAATCTCCGAGGTGAAGCGGCGGGTCATGCGCTCCAGCTCGCCCTGGGACATCTCCTTCGGATTGCAGATCACGCCGCCCTTGGCGCCGCCGAAGGGGATGGCCACCGTGGCGCACTTCCAGGTCATCCAGGAAGCCAGCGCCTTCACCTCGTCCAGCGTGACGGCCGGATGGTAACGGATGCCGCCCTTGCCGGGGCCGCGCGCGACGTTGTGCTGTACCCGGTACCCTTCGAAGACGTTGAGGCTGCCGTCATCCATCCTCGTGGGGATGGAGACGATCAGCTGTCGCTTGGGGGTCCGCAGGACCTTGCGCAGCCCCTTCTCGAGCTTCAGGTGATCGGCGGCCGTGTCGAATTGCTTCTGGGCGATCTCGAATGCATTCAGTGATTCCGTCACCGTGGCCATGCTCGGCTCCTTGGGTCGATGGGAAGAAATCCGATGGTGCGAACGAATCGGTTCCCTCCGCGCGCGAGGGCCAGCTGCGGCCGATTCGTCAAAAGGCCCGTGATTATAGCCAATTCTCTAGGATTTTGGCTTGGGAGGGTCGGGTTTGGGCTTCTCCGGGGGGGCCACCGCTTTCTCCGGGTTGGGATTCGGGACCAGGTTCTTCTCCACCGAGATCACCTTAAGGGTCTCGATCGCCCGCTTGGCGTTGAAATGGCACGACTCCACCCGGTCATTGACTTGCAGCGCCTTGATTCCGGCCTCCTGCCCGTCACGGGTCAGCTTGGTCTTGCCGGTGATGTAGACCTGGTAGTCGGTCGTGTCGGTCCGGATCACCACGGCATTGCGCTCCGGCTGGATGGTGACGATCCTTCCCTTGACCGTCAGCCAGCCCGCCTGGGTCGGGTCGGTGACCTTGGGTTTGCCTTTCTGAACGGGGTTGGCTTTGTTATCGGCGGGGGCGGTCTGCGCGGCGGGAGCCTCCGGATGGAGGGTCGGTTTCTTCTTTTTCGGTGGCTGGGTCTCCTCGGCGGAGACCAGGCTCCCTACCGCCAGGGCCACTGTCAATATCATGGCAAGCTTTTTCACGAACGAGGCACTTCTCATGGACCCTCCGCTACCCATTAATAGATGATAGGCAAGGCGGTTATTCTAGCACCTGCGGCGGGATCGAACCCAATGACGCGCCGGAACAGGGCCATGCGGTAAACCGAGTCTCCCTTGGCCGTTCGCGACCGATCAACCGCCTCGCTCTCACGGATGGGCTGAGTGATCCGGCGGGTGCCGCATGGGAGCGGGCTGGAACTGCAGGAAGATCATGTACCCCGCCGGCCGCGTCGTCCCATAGAACGGCTCCAGATCGTCTTCGATGAGATTGATGTCAGCGCGGGCGCCGACGCCCAGGGTGAAATCGGCGGTGCGCCAGACATTGAAGAGGTAGCCGGCCACGAAGCTGTCCACGGGGAATATCTCTTCCTCCAGCGCCGGCGTGAGATCGAGGTCGTGCCCCGTCTTCTCGACATGCTCGAACCGGCCGAAGACGACGTGGCGGCTGCCCAACCCGCAATTCGCCTCCAGCAACCAGCTGGAGGTGTCCGGCTCTTCCGACGCATGGTTCCTTCCGAAGACTCCGGTGACGGCGAGGTTCCCCGAATCGCGCAGCGGGAAGTTGGCCGAGGCGGACGCGGTGAGACGGTGGACGCTGTTGTCCGGCGCCAGCTCCTCGGGGCTGT
It encodes:
- a CDS encoding TolC family protein, yielding MKKTPFVLLAFGLMTTLVAAENPPVPAADPAALLNEAEEKSPVLRAARARLEGSRHVASEVSAPPDPEVSLAYTNDGLSQFTLGDSEFAVLALNWTQEIRPFGKRQAAGEVAASASETGERQLDRLRYQVLSSVKIAYADLFRIDRTARILEEIRATLGSLEETARRRYDVGQGTQESVLKAQTEILLLEAESTRLAQERKQAESRLNAAVGRPAATKVGPAEVLLTGGLPVDTPLLERVDGSESPEIAVLEADVRRTQAEAKLARLEKKPDMFWSASYQYRGDLDPMVMGMFGVRLPLYADRKQAQAVARAESEVVAAGEELANRRILAESELRERVARTERADRLIGLYDQSILPQAANTLESAQVSYSVGKIGLLDILGDLKMLLEARKDRVALDVERMQALAELEPLVGLELLNAEGEAAPGGNHAQVP
- the grxD gene encoding Grx4 family monothiol glutaredoxin; translated protein: MSDPILDDIKKLIEGNRIALFMKGTPEMPRCGFSAGVVEVLRRHNAPFAAMDILPDPRIRQVLSAYSNWPTVPQLFIDGKLIGGCDIVREMEAKGELKPLIDSALKS
- a CDS encoding Glu/Leu/Phe/Val dehydrogenase, yielding MATVTESLNAFEIAQKQFDTAADHLKLEKGLRKVLRTPKRQLIVSIPTRMDDGSLNVFEGYRVQHNVARGPGKGGIRYHPAVTLDEVKALASWMTWKCATVAIPFGGAKGGVICNPKEMSQGELERMTRRFTSEISIIIGPEQDIPAPDVYTNSQTMAWIMDTYSMTRGQTALGVVTGKPLSIGGSEGRNEATARGCQFVIREAAKLLKLPVKGARVVVQGAGNAGSIVARLLHADGAKVIAMSDSCGGIRNTTGLDPVKVIAHKEKAGSVQGYPEADNITNAQLLETECEILVPAALENQITLENVGRIKAKIVAEAANGPTTPGADDVLYKNGIFLIPDILANAGGVTVSYFEWVQGLYSFFWDEGEVNRHLERKMTQSFHEVHTVASQYKVHMRTAAYILAVGRVAEATRVRGIYP
- a CDS encoding BolA/IbaG family iron-sulfur metabolism protein yields the protein MITPQEVEAILAAALPGAQIRVMDTTGTGDHFQATIVAEQFRGKSLVEQHRMVYEPLKDLMARNVIHALSLKTSAPG